From a region of the Deinococcus aestuarii genome:
- a CDS encoding DUF6508 domain-containing protein translates to MASSSPTTIRQTGEKSLEVVGYSYDPQVWNLLEALDRQGWVDEDRTFQWTKWMNTEEAMSLMYDSAARARATPQQFAKLLTVFARQERFIDEAMLNFWKPVRYATRTGPNTQIRSRCASCNAAASWQRLVACSSRVISSRSKGLTRSAPASRAGVAGSARWRRAPPCP, encoded by the coding sequence CTGGCTTCCAGTTCGCCCACAACGATTCGTCAGACCGGAGAGAAGAGTCTCGAGGTGGTGGGCTACAGCTATGACCCACAGGTCTGGAACCTGCTCGAAGCTCTCGACCGCCAGGGCTGGGTGGACGAGGACAGGACCTTCCAGTGGACCAAATGGATGAACACCGAGGAGGCCATGAGCCTGATGTACGATTCCGCTGCTCGTGCTCGGGCCACACCTCAGCAATTTGCCAAACTCCTGACTGTCTTCGCCCGGCAGGAACGCTTCATTGATGAGGCGATGCTGAACTTTTGGAAGCCGGTGAGGTATGCCACGCGCACCGGGCCGAACACGCAGATCAGGTCGAGGTGCGCGTCTTGCAACGCTGCGGCAAGTTGGCAGCGTCTGGTGGCATGTTCGTCCCGCGTGATCTCCAGCCGCTCAAAGGGGCTCACGAGGTCTGCCCCTGCGTCTCGGGCTGGGGTTGCAGGATCAGCTCGGTGGCGGCGCGCCCCGCCGTGCCCTTGA